In a single window of the Sediminicoccus sp. KRV36 genome:
- a CDS encoding glycoside hydrolase family 55 protein — protein sequence MPARIDDLLVLNANLNKSDFAKYLRDREAVLPTDFGGLGDGVANDRAAIQSCFDRASADQKFAVIPPGTWNVGSGVTLGGGARGLIMRGVIRYTGAANAPATVLTLGDGGTTRNGEKFYAGLQVVRQTQSDWASEADIGILVRNIDASVVELRLVSGFTIGMRTLGDGRGVEDSTFHLLRILNNRYGLDIRAETATAWNTSIRYYGGHFALATGINPTIDRYGIRFSRGAGGYNNHNRHVFDGPNFELRQLDPNVAIPFLNETDGTAIIGRALRMEACSPIVARHTGSATDCEYEVAWANTYAVRIDYATTADRAGNAVINRHRAPASRLLRVLEAVPNLRAAAFRQSGTEIGVEKLATLATSTTAATTLAGLCFNGLDGIAATARGLLLDANRGMAFVVDTSSAKEFALAHWLVGGVDGGRLFVRVFDGAANVRENIAGDVLASGTTVQWNAPAKGWNAGAVMADASLNRRQTIRVGAGVAFAQVGIVGFDGQIELEALRLFGLPEAAPAVLYACPSVPIGTRSLALETTWDLPSLTAGATANIDVTVPGARRGDFADASLDTSSIAFVLDCHVWSNNSVRVTARNVSASTVDLAAAPLSVQVMKRRVP from the coding sequence ATGCCGGCCCGCATCGATGACCTGCTGGTCCTCAACGCCAACCTCAACAAGAGCGACTTCGCGAAGTACCTCCGCGACCGCGAGGCTGTGCTTCCCACCGACTTCGGGGGCTTGGGCGATGGCGTAGCGAACGATCGCGCCGCCATCCAGTCCTGCTTTGACCGGGCGTCGGCCGACCAGAAGTTCGCGGTGATCCCGCCAGGCACCTGGAACGTGGGCAGCGGCGTGACCCTCGGCGGTGGCGCACGCGGGCTGATCATGCGCGGCGTCATCCGCTACACCGGCGCCGCCAATGCGCCGGCCACGGTGCTGACGCTCGGCGATGGCGGCACGACCCGCAACGGCGAGAAGTTCTATGCCGGGCTGCAGGTGGTGAGGCAGACGCAATCCGACTGGGCCTCCGAGGCCGATATCGGCATCCTGGTCCGCAACATCGACGCCTCGGTGGTGGAGCTTCGCCTGGTCTCTGGCTTCACGATCGGGATGCGCACGTTGGGCGACGGGCGCGGCGTCGAGGACAGCACCTTCCACCTGCTGCGCATCCTGAACAACCGCTACGGCCTCGACATCCGCGCCGAGACGGCGACGGCGTGGAACACCTCCATCCGATACTACGGCGGGCACTTCGCCCTCGCCACCGGCATCAACCCCACCATCGACCGCTACGGCATCCGCTTCTCGCGCGGCGCCGGCGGCTACAACAACCACAACCGGCACGTCTTCGATGGGCCGAACTTTGAGTTGCGGCAACTCGATCCGAATGTGGCGATCCCGTTCCTGAACGAGACGGATGGCACGGCCATCATCGGCCGCGCGCTGCGCATGGAGGCGTGCTCGCCGATCGTGGCGCGGCACACCGGCAGTGCCACCGACTGCGAGTACGAGGTGGCGTGGGCCAACACCTATGCCGTGCGGATCGACTACGCCACGACCGCGGATCGGGCCGGCAATGCGGTGATCAACCGCCATCGCGCGCCGGCCTCGCGGCTGCTGCGGGTACTGGAGGCGGTGCCGAATCTCCGCGCTGCGGCCTTCCGCCAGAGCGGCACCGAGATCGGCGTTGAGAAGCTGGCGACGCTGGCGACCTCCACCACCGCGGCGACGACACTGGCGGGGCTGTGCTTCAACGGGCTGGACGGGATCGCGGCGACGGCGCGTGGGCTGCTGCTGGACGCCAACCGCGGCATGGCCTTCGTGGTGGACACCTCCTCGGCGAAGGAGTTCGCGCTGGCGCATTGGCTGGTGGGCGGCGTCGATGGCGGGCGGCTCTTTGTGCGGGTGTTCGATGGCGCGGCGAATGTGCGGGAGAACATCGCCGGCGACGTGCTGGCCTCCGGCACCACCGTGCAGTGGAACGCGCCGGCGAAGGGCTGGAACGCCGGCGCGGTGATGGCAGACGCATCGCTGAACCGGCGGCAGACGATCCGGGTGGGTGCGGGCGTAGCCTTCGCGCAGGTGGGCATCGTGGGCTTTGACGGGCAGATCGAGCTCGAGGCGCTGCGGCTGTTCGGGCTGCCGGAGGCGGCGCCCGCGGTGCTCTATGCCTGCCCCTCTGTGCCGATCGGGACGCGCAGCCTGGCGCTGGAAACGACCTGGGACCTGCCGAGCCTCACGGCAGGCGCGACGGCGAACATCGACGTGACCGTGCCTGGCGCGCGGCGGGGAGACTTTGCCGATGCGTCGCTCGACACGAGCAGCATCGCCTTCGTGCTCGACTGCCATGTGTGGTCGAACAACAGCGTCCGGGTCA